Proteins co-encoded in one Metabacillus sp. KUDC1714 genomic window:
- a CDS encoding DUF294 nucleotidyltransferase-like domain-containing protein, whose product MHGEFDSYDSIKKWKDEHIHQFEFDTKGLNNFHDEMMRSASKLALFHLEKSYGLPPCEFSWFVMGSGGRVEQGIISDQDHGLIYKDHSQKACDYFEKLGEELSRGLHHIGYPYCEGKIMSSNPLWCKSIIDWKKQLFKWMEEKSWESIRYLQIFYDSRSLIGESDYVDELKQFIFSYQVQNHQLLQRFLDNIQHIKQSVGPLGQIYVEPSGKYEGCIDIKKAAFLPYVNAIRLLAIKEGLSETSTLKRIDILCKNDTYCKELIPYKHNFEKLLEYRLLLFANAKSYDDVHYLNIRNLAKYERKEIKNILKGGKKLHQYVQGIIEKGCL is encoded by the coding sequence ATGCATGGTGAATTTGATTCGTATGATTCAATAAAAAAGTGGAAAGATGAACATATCCATCAATTTGAATTCGATACAAAAGGACTAAATAATTTTCATGATGAGATGATGAGGAGTGCTAGTAAATTAGCACTCTTTCATCTTGAAAAATCGTACGGTTTACCTCCATGTGAATTTTCATGGTTTGTAATGGGGAGTGGAGGCCGTGTAGAACAAGGGATTATAAGTGATCAGGATCATGGGCTAATCTACAAGGATCACAGTCAAAAAGCATGCGATTATTTTGAAAAATTGGGTGAAGAACTTTCAAGAGGGCTACATCATATTGGATATCCATATTGTGAGGGGAAAATTATGAGTTCAAATCCCTTATGGTGTAAATCAATTATTGATTGGAAGAAACAGCTTTTTAAGTGGATGGAAGAGAAAAGCTGGGAATCCATTCGTTATTTGCAAATTTTCTATGATTCTCGCAGTCTCATAGGTGAAAGTGATTATGTGGATGAGCTAAAACAATTTATTTTTTCTTATCAAGTACAAAATCATCAGCTATTACAACGGTTTTTGGATAATATTCAGCATATTAAGCAATCGGTTGGTCCACTCGGTCAGATATACGTTGAGCCTAGTGGGAAATATGAAGGCTGCATTGATATAAAAAAGGCTGCATTTCTTCCATACGTAAATGCGATTAGACTTTTAGCAATAAAAGAGGGTTTGAGTGAGACATCAACGCTGAAACGAATCGATATTCTCTGTAAAAATGATACCTATTGTAAGGAACTAATTCCTTATAAACATAACTTTGAAAAGCTTCTTGAGTATAGGCTACTTTTGTTTGCAAATGCCAAATCTTATGATGATGTTCACTACTTGAATATAAGGAATTTAGCAAAATATGAACGAAAAGAAATAAAAAACATATTGAAGGGTGGTAAAAAGCTACATCAATATGTTCAAGGGATTATTGAAAAAGGGTGTTTATAA
- a CDS encoding ammonium transporter: MDTLFLMNSLWVMLGAILVIFMLGGFILLEAGSTRMKNAGHIAGKTIFTFGLASLVFWAIGYGFIFGSNGNFLVGLSDFFYSGYQVEDMGLATSVFFVFQLAFAGISITIALGGFAERAKLSVYLVFTVLFSALIYPVIAHWIWGGGWLAEHGKQDFAGSTVVHLTGAMAAFAATILLKPRIGKYNKDGSANNIQGHNQVFTALGVLILWIGWFGFNAGSTVAVDDGFFGFVALNTNLAAGAGAVSALIISWMVLGKSDIPTMLNGALAGLVAITASCAFVDTWAAVVIGFIAGILVFYSARFFEKRKIDDPIYALSVHGVAGVWGTLSTGFFATPELATVGLPGLFYGGGFTQLGVQFMGVAASGAYAFVVSFVILAIAKKLMNGLRVSEEEEIMGLDISEHGSYGYPELFVTKDQNVGS, encoded by the coding sequence ATGGATACATTGTTTTTAATGAATAGTTTGTGGGTCATGCTAGGTGCAATTTTAGTAATTTTTATGTTAGGTGGATTTATATTACTTGAGGCTGGTTCAACTCGAATGAAAAATGCTGGACACATTGCAGGGAAAACCATTTTCACTTTTGGTCTTGCTTCATTAGTATTCTGGGCTATAGGTTATGGATTTATTTTTGGTAGTAATGGAAATTTCTTAGTTGGTTTATCAGATTTCTTTTACTCAGGTTACCAAGTGGAAGATATGGGATTAGCAACATCTGTATTTTTCGTATTCCAATTAGCTTTTGCAGGTATTTCAATCACAATAGCTTTAGGTGGATTTGCAGAACGTGCTAAGCTCTCAGTTTACTTAGTCTTTACTGTTTTATTCTCTGCTCTCATTTATCCGGTCATTGCACATTGGATTTGGGGTGGCGGTTGGTTAGCGGAACATGGTAAACAGGACTTTGCTGGTTCTACAGTTGTCCATCTAACTGGTGCAATGGCGGCATTTGCAGCGACAATTCTTTTAAAACCGCGTATTGGTAAATACAATAAAGATGGTTCGGCAAATAATATTCAAGGTCATAACCAAGTGTTTACTGCTTTAGGTGTCCTAATTTTATGGATTGGTTGGTTTGGATTTAATGCAGGTAGTACTGTAGCTGTTGATGATGGATTCTTTGGATTTGTTGCTCTAAATACGAACTTAGCAGCAGGAGCAGGAGCAGTATCAGCACTTATTATTTCTTGGATGGTATTAGGTAAATCAGATATTCCAACAATGTTAAATGGAGCCTTAGCAGGATTGGTAGCAATAACGGCATCTTGTGCATTTGTTGATACATGGGCAGCAGTAGTGATTGGTTTTATAGCTGGAATCCTTGTATTCTATAGTGCTAGATTCTTTGAGAAGAGAAAAATTGATGATCCAATCTATGCATTATCAGTGCATGGTGTTGCTGGTGTTTGGGGAACTTTATCAACTGGTTTCTTTGCAACACCTGAACTAGCAACTGTTGGCTTACCAGGACTATTTTATGGTGGTGGATTTACACAACTTGGCGTACAATTTATGGGAGTAGCAGCTTCTGGAGCATACGCATTTGTTGTATCGTTTGTGATATTAGCGATTGCGAAAAAACTTATGAACGGATTACGTGTTTCAGAAGAAGAAGAGATTATGGGATTAGATATAAGTGAACATGGCAGTTATGGTTATCCTGAGTTGTTTGTAACTAAAGATCAAAATGTTGGCTCATAA
- a CDS encoding H-type small acid-soluble spore protein codes for MNVNRAKEISQLGDMVNVTYQNEGIYIQSVDEELGSARIYPLNNPQAEKSVPVDHLIEG; via the coding sequence ATGAATGTTAATAGAGCAAAAGAAATTTCACAATTAGGTGATATGGTGAATGTAACATACCAAAATGAAGGTATTTACATACAATCTGTTGATGAAGAACTAGGTTCTGCTAGGATTTATCCACTTAATAACCCTCAAGCAGAAAAGAGTGTACCTGTCGATCATTTGATTGAAGGATAA
- a CDS encoding DUF6509 family protein → MNIIDSTIEKLEDPFSILTGDRYEIFLTLDIDEEDELYSENGIRLKLIFAVEAEKTKIAQYDFIEKTTDRFLDFALEEEEEKEVEQYCQQLVEQL, encoded by the coding sequence ATGAACATCATCGATTCAACAATTGAAAAACTAGAAGATCCATTCAGTATCCTTACTGGAGATCGATATGAAATCTTCCTTACATTAGATATAGATGAGGAAGATGAGCTTTATAGCGAGAATGGCATTAGACTCAAGCTAATATTTGCAGTCGAAGCCGAAAAAACTAAAATTGCGCAATATGATTTTATCGAAAAAACAACTGATCGTTTCTTAGACTTTGCATTGGAAGAGGAAGAAGAAAAGGAAGTTGAGCAGTATTGTCAGCAGCTAGTTGAACAATTGTAG
- a CDS encoding cold-shock protein, which produces MKTTGTVKWFNSEKGFGFIEVAEGNDVFVHFSAITGEGFKTLEEGQKVEFNIVEGNRGPQAEDVVKL; this is translated from the coding sequence ATGAAAACTACAGGTACTGTAAAATGGTTTAATTCAGAAAAAGGTTTCGGATTTATCGAAGTTGCAGAAGGAAACGATGTATTCGTTCACTTCAGTGCTATCACTGGTGAAGGTTTCAAAACGTTAGAAGAAGGACAAAAAGTTGAATTCAACATCGTTGAAGGTAACCGTGGTCCTCAAGCTGAAGACGTAGTAAAATTATAA
- a CDS encoding exonuclease domain-containing protein, with product MTFDPFFFMKGIQGKIGASQGGQSQQQVAYLRQLQREMRVEETLNIPLTELNVIVFDIETTGFYPDQGDQIISIGAIKVKGEKIIENETFYSLVKAEKNVSEEISQLTGLYDTQLQNAPPLSEVLFQFFQFTQDYTLVAHHANHEKIFLQQASWKLYRAPFKHRLVDMSFLYRIAEPDAKLITLEECCEYNGITVNGRHHALNDAKLTAKLWSIYVNKLHQKGCETLNDLYERYTKV from the coding sequence ATGACATTTGACCCGTTTTTTTTTATGAAAGGCATCCAAGGTAAAATTGGTGCATCTCAAGGTGGACAAAGTCAGCAACAAGTAGCATATTTAAGGCAGTTACAGCGTGAAATGAGAGTGGAAGAAACATTAAACATTCCTCTTACTGAATTAAACGTCATTGTTTTTGATATAGAAACAACAGGTTTTTATCCAGATCAAGGAGATCAAATTATTTCAATTGGAGCCATTAAGGTAAAAGGTGAAAAGATAATTGAGAATGAGACATTCTATTCTTTAGTTAAAGCGGAAAAAAATGTATCAGAAGAGATTAGTCAATTAACTGGTCTTTATGATACACAGTTACAAAATGCTCCTCCATTATCTGAGGTTCTTTTTCAATTTTTTCAATTTACTCAAGACTATACACTTGTCGCTCATCATGCAAATCATGAAAAAATATTTTTACAGCAAGCCTCTTGGAAGTTATATCGTGCACCATTTAAGCATCGATTAGTTGACATGTCTTTTTTGTATCGGATTGCAGAACCTGATGCAAAGCTAATAACACTAGAGGAGTGCTGTGAATATAACGGAATCACAGTAAATGGTAGACATCATGCGTTAAATGATGCGAAATTAACAGCAAAACTTTGGAGTATTTATGTGAATAAGCTTCATCAAAAAGGCTGTGAAACATTAAATGATCTTTACGAACGGTATACAAAAGTATAA
- a CDS encoding glycine betaine uptake BCCT transporter gives MEKVSKVFWISIVMATVFVGWGVVAPDQLGEIMDKTKVFFLSSFGWFYQLSATFFLIFAIFLIFSKYGRIRLGADDDKPDFNRTTWFAMLFSAGMGIGLLFFGVSEPISHFASPPIGEGGTGEAAKVAMRYTYLHWGFHAWAIYAVIALVLAYYKFRKKQPGLMSVTLTPLLGKRSTGIIGTIIDVVAVFATIFGVAASLGLGAAQINSGLSYISNIPNDFSVQLIIIAIVTVLFILSAGTGLQKGIKFLSNANLVLAVILLILFLFIGPTRFVLDLFTTTLGSYIQNLPSMGLRLAPFNDENALWIQNWTIFYWAWWIAWAPFVGTFIARVSKGRTVREFMIAVLIIPTLVCAFWFAVFGGTGIYFEFFEGLDVSGQSLETVLFFVYQQLPLTGLLIIVTLMLITTFFVTSADSATFVLGMQTAHGSLDPPLFVKVTWGFFLSASAVVLMLSGGLNTMQTAIIVSAFPLTFVLIAMSFSILKDFNIEMKYNKKLKIKSK, from the coding sequence ATGGAAAAAGTTTCAAAGGTATTTTGGATATCGATCGTGATGGCTACGGTATTTGTGGGTTGGGGAGTTGTTGCTCCTGATCAACTCGGAGAAATTATGGACAAAACGAAAGTTTTTTTCTTAAGTAGCTTTGGTTGGTTTTATCAGTTATCGGCAACATTCTTTTTAATCTTTGCAATCTTTTTAATCTTTAGTAAATATGGAAGAATTAGATTAGGTGCCGATGATGATAAGCCTGATTTCAATAGGACCACATGGTTTGCGATGCTGTTTAGTGCAGGAATGGGGATTGGTCTTTTGTTTTTTGGTGTATCAGAGCCTATCTCTCACTTTGCGAGTCCACCTATTGGGGAGGGGGGGACAGGAGAAGCAGCGAAGGTTGCTATGCGATATACCTATTTGCATTGGGGGTTTCATGCATGGGCGATTTACGCTGTAATTGCATTAGTGTTGGCTTATTATAAATTTAGAAAAAAACAACCAGGTTTGATGAGTGTGACGTTAACTCCGTTATTAGGGAAACGATCAACTGGGATAATCGGTACAATTATTGATGTAGTAGCTGTGTTTGCTACGATTTTTGGAGTCGCAGCATCACTTGGGTTAGGGGCTGCACAGATTAATAGCGGTCTCAGTTATATTTCTAATATTCCAAATGATTTTTCCGTACAGTTAATTATTATTGCAATTGTAACTGTACTATTTATCCTATCTGCGGGAACTGGGCTCCAAAAAGGAATTAAGTTTCTAAGTAATGCGAATTTAGTATTAGCTGTTATTCTCCTGATTTTGTTTTTGTTTATTGGGCCAACACGCTTCGTGTTAGACTTATTTACAACTACACTAGGTAGTTATATTCAAAACCTTCCTAGTATGGGGTTAAGACTAGCTCCTTTTAATGATGAAAATGCTTTATGGATTCAAAACTGGACAATTTTTTATTGGGCATGGTGGATTGCGTGGGCTCCTTTTGTTGGGACGTTTATTGCACGTGTTTCTAAAGGGAGAACTGTTAGAGAATTTATGATAGCGGTTTTAATTATTCCGACGCTCGTTTGTGCTTTCTGGTTTGCGGTCTTTGGTGGGACAGGAATCTATTTTGAATTCTTTGAAGGGTTGGATGTTAGCGGGCAAAGTTTAGAGACAGTCTTGTTTTTTGTTTATCAACAGCTTCCGTTAACTGGTTTGTTAATTATTGTTACATTGATGTTGATTACAACATTTTTTGTTACATCAGCAGATTCAGCAACCTTTGTTTTAGGTATGCAAACTGCACATGGGAGTCTTGATCCACCTTTATTTGTTAAGGTGACATGGGGTTTTTTCTTGTCAGCTTCTGCAGTGGTGCTAATGCTTTCTGGTGGTTTGAATACGATGCAAACTGCAATTATTGTAAGTGCGTTCCCACTAACGTTTGTTTTAATTGCAATGTCCTTCTCGATTTTAAAGGACTTTAATATAGAGATGAAATACAATAAGAAATTGAAGATTAAATCAAAATAA
- a CDS encoding phosphatidylglycerol lysyltransferase domain-containing protein: protein MLIFLLCISSCFYILMVNNRKQGNEKTFDDTFALSFIKKYGGNTLSHLFFLQDKQVFSAQNDSVLISYRKRGNKYIVLGDPIGDEVQFEAALDEFIQFASDQRVTPVFYQASDRFMSFYHDRGYYFFKVGEEAKVSFENFSIEGKKNAKMRTTKNKFKREGYVFSVKYPPFSSEFVNELKAVSDEWLADRKEKSFSVSSFQEGYIALFPVSTLRDQAGRLIAFATLPSDYKESETLSIDLMRYTNDSPSGAMDMVFLSTILWAKEKGYVSCSLGMSPLSNVGTQKGAPWRERMAKYAFINGCKFYNFKGLRSYKAKFATDWKPRYLVYKKSFLFLLVFQLILIVRKQPKQNQMSLVKKLINVKKAI, encoded by the coding sequence ATGCTCATTTTCTTGCTTTGTATCAGCTCTTGTTTTTACATTTTAATGGTGAATAACCGAAAACAAGGAAATGAAAAAACATTCGATGATACCTTTGCGCTCTCGTTTATAAAAAAATATGGTGGGAACACGTTGTCACATCTCTTTTTTCTGCAGGATAAACAAGTTTTTTCTGCTCAAAATGACTCTGTATTGATTTCCTATAGAAAAAGAGGTAATAAATATATTGTACTTGGTGATCCGATTGGAGATGAGGTTCAATTTGAAGCAGCTCTAGACGAATTCATTCAATTTGCTAGTGATCAAAGAGTAACTCCTGTTTTTTATCAAGCGAGCGATCGTTTTATGTCATTCTATCATGATCGCGGCTATTATTTCTTTAAAGTTGGTGAAGAAGCCAAAGTTAGTTTTGAAAACTTTTCAATCGAAGGAAAGAAGAACGCGAAGATGCGTACAACGAAAAATAAATTCAAAAGAGAGGGATATGTTTTTTCTGTTAAGTATCCTCCGTTTAGTTCAGAGTTTGTAAATGAGTTAAAAGCAGTTTCAGATGAATGGTTAGCTGATCGAAAGGAAAAAAGCTTTTCTGTTAGTTCGTTTCAGGAGGGCTATATTGCGCTTTTTCCAGTTTCGACCTTGAGAGACCAAGCGGGACGCCTTATTGCTTTTGCGACTTTACCTTCTGATTATAAAGAATCAGAGACGCTAAGTATTGATCTGATGAGGTATACGAACGATAGTCCATCCGGAGCAATGGATATGGTGTTTCTTTCTACGATTTTGTGGGCGAAGGAAAAAGGGTATGTATCTTGTAGTTTAGGGATGTCGCCATTATCGAATGTAGGAACACAAAAGGGGGCACCATGGCGAGAGAGAATGGCAAAGTACGCTTTTATAAACGGTTGTAAATTTTACAATTTTAAAGGATTACGAAGCTACAAGGCTAAATTTGCTACAGATTGGAAGCCACGCTATCTTGTTTATAAGAAATCATTTTTATTTTTATTAGTTTTTCAATTGATATTAATTGTTAGAAAACAGCCCAAACAGAATCAAATGTCTCTCGTAAAAAAGCTTATTAATGTAAAAAAGGCAATCTAA